AGCACCCGGAAGACGATCATGGTGGCCCCCGCCGCGAAGGGCAGGGTCACCACCCACGCATAGACGATGTTCCGGATGACCCGCAGGTTCAGGGCCCCCACGCCGCGCGCCATGCCCACCCCGATGACCGCCCCCACGATGGTGTGGGAGGTCGAGATGGGCAGCCCGAGTTGGGAGGCGACGAGGACGGTGGCCGCCGCCCCGAACTGGGCGGCGAAGCCGTTCTGGGGGTTGATCTCGGTGATCTTCCCCCCGATGGTGGCGATGACCTTCCGGCCGTAGACGGCGAGCCCCGCGACGATGCCCACCCCGCCCAGTCCCAGCACCCACCAGGGGACCTCCACCTTGGCCGTGGGCACCGTGCCCGAGCGGTAGATGTCCAGGACGGCGGCCATCGGCCCCACGGCGTTCCCCACGTCGTTCGCGCCGTGGGCGAAGGCGACGTAGCCCGCCGTGGCGACCATCAGGAAGCCGAAGAAGCGGTTCGTGAGCTCCTTCCCCTGCGGCCGGCCCTCCGCCCCCAGCCAGGAGCGGGTGACGAGGGCGACGAGCCCCCCGAGGAGGACGCCCAGGAGCAGCACGCTCCAGAAGGTCACCGGGAGCTTCAGGTTCTTCATGCCCTTGAAGACGAAGGACTGGAGCAGCACCACCACCACGATGAAGAGGATGAGCGGAGCGTAGCGCCTTGTGGCATCGTCCCGGTCGCGCACGGCCAGGATCTTGTCGCGGATAAAGCCGTAGATCCAATAGCTCAGCAGCCCGCCCGCAAGGGGCGAGACGAACCAGCTCGCCACGATCTTGGCGAGGTTCCAGAGGTAGAGGCCATCCATCCCCCGGGCGACCAGCCCGAAGCCCACCACCGAGCCGACGATGGAGTGGGTGGTCGAGACGGGGAGGCCCAGCATCGTGGCGGCGTGCAGCCAGAAGGCGGAGCCCAGGAGGGCCGCCGACATCCCCAGCATGAACTCGAGCGGCTGCCCTCGGAAGAGGGCCGGCTTCACGATGCCCTGGTGG
The DNA window shown above is from Candidatus Tectomicrobia bacterium and carries:
- a CDS encoding inorganic phosphate transporter; this translates as MALPFTLLILTCVFAFYMAWAIGANDVANAMGAPVGSGALSLGAALVIAGVAEFLGAVLVGEHVTSTIHQGIVKPALFRGQPLEFMLGMSAALLGSAFWLHAATMLGLPVSTTHSIVGSVVGFGLVARGMDGLYLWNLAKIVASWFVSPLAGGLLSYWIYGFIRDKILAVRDRDDATRRYAPLILFIVVVVLLQSFVFKGMKNLKLPVTFWSVLLLGVLLGGLVALVTRSWLGAEGRPQGKELTNRFFGFLMVATAGYVAFAHGANDVGNAVGPMAAVLDIYRSGTVPTAKVEVPWWVLGLGGVGIVAGLAVYGRKVIATIGGKITEINPQNGFAAQFGAAATVLVASQLGLPISTSHTIVGAVIGVGMARGVGALNLRVIRNIVYAWVVTLPFAAGATMIVFRVLEYFFR